Proteins co-encoded in one Fusarium musae strain F31 chromosome 3, whole genome shotgun sequence genomic window:
- a CDS encoding hypothetical protein (EggNog:ENOG41) — translation MKLQAASGGKSRSFAIVFIIGAPGAGKVGDGLRAWMRVNRSTELAAKIQSKLDNQGFLTSEDLNPFLYSEILDAINRNEPEVKGILVDGYPRCIEQLDSFGTWPYQDTVPLAAGDDGKLSLQIKPDLVLSFQITKQNAKARYLNRGRDTNDSADKFEKRFTEYELETLPVEQEYRERGILVSIDVNGTKKQNIEALTSSLQQNGFWKKVIST, via the exons ATGAAGCTCCAGGCCGCATCGGGCGGTAAGAGCCGCAGCTTtgccatcgtcttcatcattg GGGCTCCGGGTGCGGGGAAAG TCGGTGATGGTCTGCGTGCATGGATGCGCGTGAATCGCTCCACCGAGCTTGCCGCCAAGATTCAGAGCAAGCTTGACAATCAAGGCTTTCTGACCTCTGAGGATCTCAACCCATTCCTTTATAGCGAAATTCTCGATGCCATTAATCGCAATGAACCGGAGGTGAAGGGTATCTTGGTCGACGGATATCCACGATGCATTGAACAATTGGACTCCTTTGGGACATGGCCTTACCAGGACACAGTGCCTCTCGCTGCAGGTGATGACGGGAAGCTCAGTCTCCAAATCAAGCCGGATCTCGTACTCTCATTTCAGATCACAAAACAAAACGCCAAAGCCAGATATCTGAACCGGGGCAGAGACACCAACGACAGCGCAgacaagtttgagaagcGCTTTACTGAATATGAGCTGGAGACTCTTCCTGTCGAGCAAGAGTATCGAGAGCGTGGTATCTTGGTATCT ATTGATGTCAATGGAACCAAAAAGCAGAATATCGAGGCTCTGACTAGTTCACTTCAGCAGAATGGGTTTtggaaaaaggttattagCACATAA
- a CDS encoding hypothetical protein (EggNog:ENOG41): MALLFFVWDLQLLYRFAILVICGLGIGRIIVTRKQSKTAVATHLSKDFTKESNVPVSVNYFPSRKCNYTCGFCFHTDTSSYVLPIDEAKRGLKLLREAGMRKLNIAGGEPFLYPRLLTELLNFGKEELGLESISIVSNGSKITEKWMRENCQWLDILAVSCDSFNPETNKKIGRGDDGGNVIRLFRIAEWCRDYGIKFKLNTVVNIHNWNENMSAEIERLAPFRWKVFQCLIVAGENENATRLRDATTFLVTDEQWKTFCDRHKHLPCYVPEDTNAMASSYLLLDEYMCFLDKGEGMMTKSESILKVGVEKAMSQVVWDKGSFLDRGGIYDWGRSDMEKEGGCGGGSNEKLQW; this comes from the coding sequence ATggcgcttctcttctttgtctgGGATCTGCAGCTCTTGTATCGCTTTGCCATTCTTGTTATCTGTGGCTTGGGCATTGGTCGGATCATCGTAACCCGAAAGCAGTCCAAGACAGCGGTTGCTACACATTTGTCCAAAGACTTCACCAAAGAATCCAACGTTCCTGTGTCGGTCAACTACTTCCCTTCTCGAAAATGTAATTACACCTGCGGTTTCTGCTTCCATACCGATACCTCTTCCTACGTCCTTCCGATTGATGAAGCGAAGCGCGGCTTGAAACTTTTGAGAGAAGCTGGCATGCGAAAGCTCAATATTGCTGGTGGCGAACCATTCCTCTACCCTCGTCTCTTGACTGAACTGCTCAATTTTGGCAAGGAGGAGCTGGGCCTCGaaagcatcagcatcgtgAGCAACGGCAGCAAGATTACAGAGAAATGGATGCGTGAGAATTGTCAATGGCTGGATATTCTTGCAGTCTCATGCGATTCGTTCAACCCCGAGACGAACAAGAAGATTGGACGCGGCGATGACGGAGGGAATGTGATCCGGCTCTTCCGCATTGCGGAATGGTGCAGGGACTATGGCATCAAGTTCAAGTTGAACACTGTTGTCAATATCCACAATTGGAACGAAAACATGTCAGCTGAGATTGAGAGACTTGCCCCGTTTCGATGGAAAGTGTTCCAGTGTCTGATCGTTGCTGGTGAGAACGAGAACGCGACCCGATTGCGAGATGCGACAACGTTCCTCGTGACAGACGAACAATGGAAGACATTCTGCGACCGGCATAAGCATCTTCCGTGCTATGTTCCAGAAGATACAAATGCCATGGCAAGCAGCTACTTACTTCTGGATGAGTACATGTGCTTTTTGGACAAGGGAGAGGGCATGATGACAAAGAGCGAGTCAATCTTGAAGGTCGGCGTTGAGAAAGCAATGAGTCAGGTTGTCTGGGACAAGGGTTCTTTTCTCGATCGCGGTGGCATTTACGACTGGGGCAGATCCGATATGGAGAAGGAAGGTGGTTGCGGCGGCGGGAGTAATGAAAAGCTGCAGTGGTGA
- a CDS encoding hypothetical protein (EggNog:ENOG41): MATDKKQNESQIKLGSDDELNLYLSPATARFLKNVSKAILRDPGLPRPNPTVSAWQVPPHPSLASIQSRDLPKFTDFAVIGSGITGCSVTKTLLEHPSTVNSRVTVLEARTLVSGATGRNGGHLVTASGHTFGPLAEQYGIEAAKEITRFSIMNIDHLMKLVREFDPSLQEECQIRDVLKVMAVGDDETWASAKSSVLSFQDKVPEYSAYHSIIERDQVPERWNIKNASGAVEHEAGAIWPYRLLTGIYQRLLDNYSGRLSIETNTPVTRVEFSKGLYPYTITTPRGSIRAKKVIHCTNGHAAHLLPNLTGGLYPFRGTMSVQKPGPLFPKYKGTRSWSLSHKSTLDVETGFFDTGLYYLQQNALTGSIWIGNETAYMKDVLTADDTYVPEEARQALSTVLPKLFLNGWGSEAVSEIESIWSGIQGHTADGLPIVGRIPKSLTGTIGDDGQWIAAGFNGYGMDKCWLTGEALVKMMLGEDVSGWFPRAFLVTEERLQTKLTADQTLLKFAKIALPGGARDGKL, translated from the exons ATGGCAACTGATAAGAAACAGAATGAAAGCCAAATCAAGCTTGGTTCGGACGACGAGCTGAACCTGTATCTCA GCCCAGCCACAGCCCGATTTCTCAAGAATGTATCAAAGGCAATCCTTCGAGATCCGGGACTACCAAGACCAAATCCAACTGTCTCAGCTTGGCAGGTTCCTCCTCACCCGTCTCTGGCCTCGATACAGTCGAGAGACCTTCCAAAGTTTACTGATTTTGCGGTAATTGGCTCCGGCATTACTGGTTGCAGTGTCACAAAGACACTCCTGGAACACCCATCTACAGTCAACTCACGTGTAACGGTGCTTGAGGCCCGCACTCTTGTGAGTGGAGCAACAGGACGCAATGGGGGGCATCTTGTCACAGCATCTGGGCATACGTTCGGTCCTCTAGCTGAACAATATGGAATTGAAGCAGCAAAGGAGATCACTCGCTTTAGCATCATGAATATTGATCATTTGATGAAACTGGTCAGAGAGTTCGATCCTTCTTTGCAAGAAGAGTGCCAGATACGAGATGTCCTAAAAGTCATGGCAGTTGGAGACGACGAGACATGGGCTTCTGCGAAGAGCTCCGTTCTGAGTTTCCAGGACAAAGTGCCAGAGTACAGCGCTTATCACAGTATAATTGAAAGAGACCAGGTTCCAGAG AGATGGAATATCAAGAATGCATCTGGGGCTGTTGAACATGAAGCTGGTGCAATTTGGCCTTACCGACTGCTGACTGGTATTTATCAACGCCTGTTAGACAACTACTCTGGTCGACTGAGTATTGAGACCAACACGCCAGTCACTCGCGTTGAGTTCTCTAAGGGACTATATCCATACACCATCACTACCCCAAGGGGGAGCATCCGAGCGAAAAAGGTCATCCATTGTACGAATGGGCATGCGGCGCACCTATTACCCAACTTGACTGGAGGCCTGTATCCATTCCGAGGAACAATGTCAGTTCAAAAGCCGGGACCATTATTTCCAAAATACAAAGGAACTCGATCTTGGAGCTTATCTCATAAGTCAACCCTCGACGTAGAAACTGGCTTCTTCGATACCGGTCTCTATTATTTGCAACAAAATGCTCTGACGGGGAGTATTTGGATAGGGAACGAGACGGCTTATATGAAGGATGTTCTGACTGCAGACGATACCTATGTTCCTGAAGAAGCAAGGCAGGCACTTTCTACTGTCCTACCAAAATTGTTTCTGAATGGCTGGGGATCAGAAGCCGTTTCGGAGATCGAGTCCATTTGGTCGGGCATTCAAGGCCACACAGCAGATGGACTTCCTATAGTTGGCAGGATACCGAAGTCTCTGACGGGAACTATTGGTGACGATGGACAGTGGATAGCCGCAGGATTTAACGGGTACGGGATGGACAAATGCTGGCTGACAGGTGAGGCGTTGGTTAAGATGATGCTTGGTGAGGATGTCAGCGGCTGGTTTCCTCGGGCATTCCTCGTCACAGAAGAACGTCTCCAGACTAAGCTGACAGCCGATCAAACGTTGCTCAAGTTTGCAAAAATTGCTCTTCCTGGCGGTGCCAGGGATGGTAAGTTGTAA
- a CDS encoding hypothetical protein (EggNog:ENOG41) gives MSSLTNSPNGKSTIDAKALLGAYLKQLQSKPLRTKMLTQGSLSALTEIVASWFAYGLPGHGPTITARVPQMAFYGACIAAPLTHFLNTTLQRSLPGRVVLQNLITMLLFFPIQNTVYLASMAVIAGARTTEQARAAVRAGLVPMTKAMCAMHPVLITIATLFVPKEAWAPFFSLVGFCLGTFFNTMAKKRRVAAAAAASKKES, from the exons ATGTCATCTCTAACGAATTCGCCAAATGGCAAATCTACAATTGACGCCAAGGCGCTGCTGGGT GCATACCTCAAACAGTTACAGTCAAAGCCACTGAGGACAAAGATGCTTACTCAAGGGTCATTGTCAGCCTTGACCGAGATTGTAGCGTCGTGGTTTGCCTACGGGCTCCCTGGCCACGGCCCAACAATTACTGCCCGTGTCCCCCAAATGGCGTTTTATGGTGCGTGTATCGCGGCACCATTGACCCACTTTCTCAACACAACTCTGCAACGAAGTCTTCCGGGACGAGTAGTCTTGCAAAATCTCATCACTATGCTCTTG TTCTTCCCCATTCAAAATACTGTATATCTTGCATCAATGGCCGTCATTGCTGGCGCGCGTACAACCGAACAAGCTCGAGCTGCAGTTCGCGCCGGTTTGGTACCCATGACAAAAGCTATGTGCGCTATGCACCCTGTCTTGATTACTATTGCAACCTTGTTTGTACCAAAGGAGGCTTGGGCTCCTTTCTTCAGCTTGGTTGGGTTCTGTCTGGGAActttcttcaacaccatggcgaagaagaggagagttgcCGCGGCCGCCGCTGCTTCCAAGAAGGAATCCTAA
- a CDS encoding hypothetical protein (EggNog:ENOG41), giving the protein MEMNSNNEEIHAIEAELHTEILPGTEIMRDVASHHFVKDRSGSNRVLIPQPSDDPADPLNWSLKWKMLAITGASMSSFFQGFGPLALAPMFGDYIEAFHSTLADVVQFTGVCILVLGFSNFIWYVGGTQSERVFSKLGQITKKCQQGPVKHFIRQETDIFFLHDRGKWNTLYWVVYMGSLMIGPIIGGSMALHVGWRNFWWFNVALGAVVVIYTIFLFPETKWHRPHPNEIIEESRANEKMEGSANASHAEASRPNSDGITEHATSTEKEGTSPEGFADLSTSETAARDPYLGRGKPAKWQFRFFQPNAHPFKAILLDLWIPWKLFAFPIVQFASFVVSWSCSSFLTINLTQSQVLAAPPYNFSTQTIGFTNFAIFAGALIGLATGGPLSDWVAAKLTARNNGVREPEMRLVAMIPFVLIMYLGNIIVSVGYENHWPWEVIVLIGYSCAGIQVAALPSISSTYAVDSYKPVAGSLFVSITVNKNVWGYGFSKFITPWSEKAGFIAPIMTNGSLVFLWCLFGIVFYYYGKTFRRWTRNSSVHRL; this is encoded by the exons ATGGAGATGAATTCCAATAATGAG GAGATCCACGCCATTGAGGCAGAGCTCCATACCGAGATTCTTCCTGGCACAGAGATTATGAGAGATGTCGCTTCGCATCATTTTGTCAAGGATCGCTCGGGCTCCAATCGTGTTCTTATTCCGCAACCCTCAGACGACCCAGCTGACCCTCTCAACTGGTCACTAAAGTGGAAAATGCTAGCGATCACTGGAGCCAGCATGTCCTCTTTCTTCCAAGGGTTTGGGCCACTTGCTCTTGCACCTATGTTTGGGGATTACATTGAAGCATTTCACAGCACTCTAGCAGATGTTGTGCAGTTCACTGGAGTCTGTATCCTGGTTCTTGGCTTCAGCAACTTCATATGGTACGTTGGGGGCACCCAATCCGAGAGGGTCTTTTCTAAGCTGGGACAAATCACTAAGAAATGCCAACAGGGTCCCGTTAAGCACTTCATTCGGCAGGAGACCG acatcttcttcttgcacGACAGAGGCAAGTGGAACACCTTGTACTGGGTCGTCTACATGGGCTCCCTGATGATTGGCCCCATCATCGGCGGGTCCATGGCTCTCCACGTTGGCTGGCGCAACTTCTGGTGGTTCAACGTGGCTCTTGGTGCAGTTGTGGTGATCTACACCATCTTCCTATTCCCAGAGACCAA GTGGCACCGCCCTCATCCGAATGAGATCATCGAGGAATCCCGAGCGAACGAGAAGATGGAGGGTTCGGCCAATGCTAGCCACGCCGAGGCCTCCAGACCTAATAGCGATGGAATAACAGAGCACGCCACCAGCACCGAAAAAGAGGGAACATCCCCGGAAGGATTTGCGGATCTGTCGACAAGCGAGACAGCTGCAAGGGATCCGTATCTCGGGCGGGGAAAGCCGGCAAAGTGGCAGTTCCGGTTCTTCCAACCCAACGCACATCCTTTCAAGGCTATCCTTTTGGACCTGTGGATTCCTTGGAAACTGTTCGCATTTCCCATTGTCCAATTTGCCAGCTTCGTCGTCTCTTGGAGCTGCTCGTCATTCCTTACTATTAATCTAACCCAGAGCCAAGTTCTTGCTGCGCCACCTTACAATTTCTCTACGCAGACCATCGGTTTTACCAATTTTGCTATCTTTGCTGGAGCTTTGATCGGCCTTGCCACTGGTGGTCCTCTGTCTGACTGGGTGGCTGCCAAGCTCACTGCAAGGAACAACGGCGTTCGCGAACCAGAGATGAGATTGGTTGCCATGATACCGTTCGTTCTTATTATGTACCTTGGCAATATCATCGTCTCGGTTGGGTATGAGAACCATTGGCCATGGGAAGTGATTGTGCTCATTGGATATTCTTGCGCCGGCATCCAAGTTGCAGCCCTCcccagcatctcaagcacGTATGCTGTTGACAGTTATAAGCCTGTTGCAGGCAGCCTATTTGTTAGCATTACAGTCAACAAGAATGTTTGGGGCTATGGCTTTAGTAAATTCATTACCCCTTGGAGCGAGAAGGCTGG ATTCATTGCACCTATCATGACCAATGGAAGCTTAGTTTTCCTCTGGTGTCTGTTTGGTATTGTATTCTACTACTACGGCAAGACATTCCGTCGTTGGACCAGGAACAGCAGTGTCCATAGGCTTTAG